The Xenopus laevis strain J_2021 chromosome 4L, Xenopus_laevis_v10.1, whole genome shotgun sequence genomic sequence ttactatacacactatcccgcAGATATAGTCTCTTCccctgtctctatcttgccttactatacacactatcccccAGCAATAGCTCCTTCCCctgactccatcttgtcttactatatacactatcCCACAGCTATAGCCCCTTCCACAgactccatcttgccttactatacacactatcccccAGATATAGTCTCTTCccctgtctctatcttgccttactatacacactatccaatAGCGATAGCCCCTtccactgactccatcttgccttactatacacactatcccccAGATATAGTCTCTTCccctgtctctatcttgccttactatacacactatcccataGCTATAGCCCCTtccactgactccatcttgccttactatacacactattcccCAGATATagtctcttcccctctctctatCTTGCCTTAATATACACACTATCCCCCAGCAATAGCTCCTTCCCctgactccatcttgccttactatacacactatcccccAGCTATATTCCCCtcccctgtctccatcttgccttactatacacactattccaCAGCTATAACCTCTTCCCCTGACtccatcttaccttactatacacacaatcCCACAGCAATAGCCCCTTCCCCTGACTCCATCTTTCCTTACTATTCACACTTTGCCACAGCTATAGTTCCCTGACTCCTTCTTGCCTTGCAATATACACTAACCCACAGCTATAACCACTTTCCCTTAATCCagcttgccttactatacacattatCCCAGAGCTTCAGTCACTTCCCCAACTACATCCTTCCTTAATATGAACCCCTTCCTCTGAATTCATTTCACCTTACTATAAACACTCTCCCACAATAACAGTACTCTCCCCTGACACCATTATTCTTTACTATGCACAGTTACATTGCTCTCCCTGACATCATCTTGCCTTATTACACATACTATACCACAGTTTCAACCCATTCCCCTACTTCCATAATTCCTTATTATAATCACAGTATAAAAACAGTTACAGCCCCTCCTCTTACATCCAATCAATTTTGATCCCCATGCCAGAGTCTTGCCTAGTTAGCCACACTTTTGCATAGTGTCAGCTCCTTCTCTTTGCTTTACTATACACATCATGCCACAGATATAGCCTCTTTCCCTCACAGGATTTTTTGTATTCCCCTGCACCCATctttaccttactatacacacctTAACTTTCCTGCTGCATAAAACTACTCTGAAAAAGAGCCCGCTGCAGAGAAATCGGCCTTTTCTCCAGCCCGctgatttaatacatttcaatgtggTTCACTTGAAGGATTTATAGAGTGCAAGTCCCTCACTAAAACACTATTaatagatgtacagtatgtattgctCAATAACAACATGCAGGGAATGCAGCCCTATGTAACATTACATAAGCATGTCAATGATACAAGGACAGCGAGCTGCTTGCCTAATAAGGATCTGCTATGCTGCTTCACTTCTCTGGCTTGTGTGAATAAAGGGAAATTAATTACACTTTAATTTCCCTTCCCAGTCTATTACTATTATTGTTGGCATAACATAGCAGATATAGAGAAAACCTGCTATAGAAAATGGCACATGGGGAGGGACAAAGTACTTGAAATCACTCCCATTCTCTTGACTGGTATCATATACCAGACCCCTGTTTACCATTACCCCACAAACCCCAATTTTCTACTATGAAATAATGGTCGGTGACTGCTGATTCGAAAACGTATTAGAATCACATTGAACTGTGCGCAAGACTGAATATGATCGCCCAATCAGGATCAGCAGAATCACCATAACACACTTACTACTCCAATATAAAATTCCGAGTGATCACCCAGGGaacaaaaaattgtcatttttaacCTGAATTAGTACCTGGAGTCAGATCCACCTCTGGAATTCCTGTTTAACATTAGATCAGTGAAGCCTATTTATTTCATTGCTGTCCCTTCCTTCTTAAGAAAAGCAGTGCCCTTAGCAATATGTTTTATTAGAGTGACATGCATAATTTAAGTTGGGAATATTTGCTTCAATAATTTATCTTTCTTTCTACCAAGAGGGAATGCCAATTGTTCATGGAGCTCCAGACAGTGTGCAGTGATGGGTTGTTGCCACTAGAGGCTGATAGGGAGCCGGAGAGCCCTGGGAATTAATCAGGCTGGGTTTACTTGCTCGTCCTTCAGTGGTATATAAACACAATTGGGAATTGGAGGGAGACACAGGCACTTGTTCCTATAACAGTCTGATTTATAGATGGTTTCTGTTGCACTTAGGTTAGATCATTGCATGCACAACGTCTTGGATGTGATCAACAGTGCTGGCTGGCTACTGGATGCTGCTGCTGGAGATGAGAGTTGGAGTCTGGTCCATCTGGAAGAAGAGCTACATTAAATGCCTGTTGTGAGATTTAGCCCCTAAGCAGTCATTTCCCTTTTGTCAATATGACAGTCAGATGAGGACATGGAAACACAGTGCCAGCCTTCAAGGCGAGTGGATGAGGATCAGATTTGCAAAACATCAATGCAAAGAGAGGAGGATCATCCCTGCCCTGAGCCCCTGAACTCCTGTTGTTAATCAGAGACCCTGTCTCCAAAATTGAGAGGCGATATTAAAGGGGAGATAACGGCCAGCATCAATTGCCAACTAAAAGCCTAGTGCAAAGGAAAACCCTGGGCTCCGGCTTGCTGCCCTCTAAGCCTGTGAGTATTTTATTTCTGTGCTTGATGATATCATAAGAGACCTGTTCTGGGAATTCATCATTAAatagaaaaagttaaattttCGGTGGTGTTTGTGCAAGGGATTAGCAATGCTTAGCAGGGTTGAGAGTGACAGGTTTGTGTTGCGTGCAACAAATTAGCAGCGGTGCAGTACAAAAGCCACAGTGCACccagtttaaccctttcactgtggAATGGTGAAATcatgaaacaacaaaaaatggcatttaaaaaaaataatttatgcatttattattattctgtgtCTGTATCTGTGTGTTAGTAAATATGGGTGGACCGGGTGACTTTATTCCTGTAGGAGTGTAGAAGACTTTGATCTGACTGTCACTGCTGCATCACTTCTTGGGGATCACTTCTTTAATCGCTGATGCTGTCATGATTATGAAGGATAAGCGAattgctgatgatgtcacaattatGAGGAATAAGCGAATCGCTGATGATGTCATGATTATAAGGAATAAGCTCATGACTGTGATTAATCTGCTTCCCAagtagttctgcagcagctgaggtCTGTATGCCCCCCCATCCAagtagttctgcagcagctgaggtCTGTATACCCCCCATCCAAatagttctgcagcagctgaggtCTGTATGCTCCTCTGTCCAAGAAGTTCTGCGGCACCTGAGGTCTGTATGTTCCTCTGTCCAAGTAGTTCTGCGGCAGCTGAGGTCTGTATCAACCACTGTCCAAAAGGATGAGTGTTTTTTCAGTACCTAGTAGGCACAGGAAATTCGAGGTCCTCGTAATGCTTTTATGTCTAGGCCTGATAatatttgcccccctcaaaaaaaCTGTACATAACGCTCCACAGCAGtgtttgaatttgagatttgaaTTCACAATATCATGCCTAAAATACAAAGCGAGACAGACAAAATGTATTAAGAGATTAAATAAGCGGCTGAGAGGTGATCATATTATAAAGTGtatcttctttctctctcttctcttatatttcttttgtatttcAGGCTATGGATCACCTCCGTCGAGTCCAAGTAACTGGGAGATGGTACATTTTGTGTTTCATGGATACCTAACGAGATTCATTCCTTGCTGACATTGCCAGACTCCAAACTGCCTGCAGGAGGAGGCTGGAGACAAGTCATGGGAGGATCAGTGTTTACACAGTGATGGCTTCCTGGCACGCCAACGTGTTACCTGCATATGTCACTAGGCCAAATCCCCGTCCACATCCAATGAGATCCATCATCATATTGACTGTGGTGAAATGAAGTGGAGGGTCTCAGGAGGGAAGCACAAAACACATCGCTGATCCCCCACCCGCTTGGCAAAAGAGTTTATCGCAGCATTACATCCCCAAGGCCTTCCAAgcggatttaaaaaaaacaaaaaaaaaaaaaacaattttattgagcTGTGATTCATGAAACCGCTGGCACATGTGGAGTTTGgcaactggttttgcttctaggACAAATACCTGGAGAGATATAATGTGGCTGCTTTTACACGACTTGTCTGTTTGTTTATTCACCGGCTCCTAATTCCTACAGCACAATTTGGCTTTAAGGGAGCTCTAGGGACATTTTTTAACCTGTTTCTTGGGGCTGCCCCCTCTTCTGCCAACTGGCACGTCTCAAGTGATTGTTTTCTGTGCACCCCTCTGGCGAGTTGGTTTCACCTGCCCAGAGCTCCAACACTTCCTGTTGATTTCTCCTCACTTGCAAAGGCGGGAGAATACCCTTGAGACAATGAAGGCgttttttgccttcatttttgttttcatgacCTTGCACGGCTGATTCAGGTGACTACTGAGGGAACTGAGGGACAAAAACACTGGATTAAGTTTGAATATCTTaaagacttcttttttttttttttgcctcggGTGCCACCATGTCAGGGTGGTACAGTCCACTCAGCAGTCTCCCTGCCACACAGTAAATAGTGACAAGAACGCGCGCCTCCCAGCAGCAGAGATGGAGGCTGCCATGGTGAGCGTGGACAGCTCCGGCTGTAGCAGCCACCTGCCTTACGGATATGCTCAGGCGCGCGCCCGCGAGCGGGAACGCCTGGCGCATTCCCGCGCCGCGGCGGCGGCAGCTGCTGGAGAAGGCGCGAACTCGGGGGGCGGCGCTTGTCAAGGGGCTGGGCGCGCTCCCGCCACTCAGAGCAGCGGTGGCGCTGGAACGAACGCTCGACGCGCGCCTCAGAGCCAAGTGCAAGAGGAGCAGGAGGAGAAGTCATCGCAGAAAAAGAAAAGTGCCAGGCGGAGGTACTGGCCACTTAGCGGCTGCAACAGGTGGAGGAGCCGGCACAACGAATGCAGCGGAGGCGCTGGAGGAGGAAGAGCAGGAGGAGAAGACGACGGCACCTTCCCCTCGGAGCTGGGTACATGCGGCTCTGAGGAGATGATGCTCAGGGAAGAAGTGGCTGAGGAGGACCAAAAGTTTTACTTATgtgaaaatgatgatgatgaggaggaggtcagCAGCCTGCACAGGAGGAGAAGCCCCAAAGAGGATGGCTATCACCCTGTTTACAGCGAGTTTGAGTGCTGTGAGAGGGTCGTGATCAACGTGTCCGGACTGCGTTTCGAAACCCAGTTAAAAACTTTGTCCCAGTTCCCCGAGACGCTGCTTGGCGACCCAGAAAAAAGGATGCGCTACTTTGACCCCCTGAGAAACGAATACTTCTTCGACCGAAACCGCCCGAGTTTCGACGCCATCCTCTACTACTACCAGTCCGGGGGGAGGCTGAAGCGGCCGGTCAACGTGCCCTTCGACATCTTTTCCGAGGAGGTCAAGTTTTACGAGTTGGGAGAGGAGGCCTTGCTGAAATACCGTGAGGATGAAGGGTTTGTTAAAGAGGAAGAAAAACAGCTGCCAGAAAATGAGTTCAAGAAACAAGTGTGGCTACTGTTTGAATACCCAGAGAGTTCGGGTCCAGCTCGGGGCATTGCCATCGTCTCAGTGCTGGTCATTCTAATCTCCATTGTCATCTTTTGTTTGGAGACATTACCCGAGTTCAGGGACGACAAGGATAATTTGCTGTCTCCTCCGGGGATGGGAGATGATGGTACAGGGGAGGATGGAGAGGGAGGGGCTTATAATGCAACTTTTCTATTGAAAGATAGTGGTCACACTGCATTTAATGACCCATTTTTTATAGTGGAGACTGTGTGCATCATCTGGTTCTCCTTTGAGTTTGCTGTGCGCCTTTTTGCTTGCCCAAGCAAGCCTGGATTTTTTAAAGACATAATGAACATAATAGACATTGTGTCCATTCTGCCTTACTTTATCACCCTGGGTACTGAGCTTGGGCAGCAGCATCCCCCTCAGCAGCAGCACCTTGCTCTAGGCACAGGGCAACAACTTCCCCAGGGATCTGGGCAGCAACAACAGGCCATGTCCTTTGCTATTCTGAGGATAATTCGGCTGGTTAGGGTCTTCCGCATTTTTAAACTGTCCAGGCATTCAAAGGGGCTGCAGATACTTGGTCACACCTTGAGAGCCAGCATGAGGGAACTGGGATTACtcatcttttttcttttcattgggGTCATTCTATTCTCAAGTGCAGTTTATTTTGCAGAGGCCGATGAACCCACAACCCACTTTCAGAGCATCCCTGATGCCTTCTGGTGGGCTGTTGTTACAATGACCACAGTGGGTTATGGGGATATGAAGCCCACTACTGTTGGGGGTAAGATAgtgggttccctgtgtgccatagcaGGGGTATTGACTATCGCACTACCAGTGCCAGTGATAGTTTCAAATTTTAACTACTTTTACCATAGGGAAACTGATAATGAAGAACAAACACAGTTAACACAAAGCAGCTCCAGCTGCCCATACTTACCCACGAACCTACTGAAAAAGTTGAGGAGCTCCACATCTTCCTCTCTTCAGGACAAATCTGAATATCTAGAGATGGAGGAAGGGCTCAAAGAGTCTCTCTGTGTAAAAGACAAAGCTATTGAAGGGACAGGGAATGGCAACGAGACCATTAAGTATAACTGtgtgaatttaaaaattctggaAACTGatgtgtgaaatatatttttggaacttTCTCAGAGTCTATTTATGCATTGAAGAGTGCAGTGATCAAGCAAATGAAATATGCAAATCTAATCAGAAAATCGGCAGCCAGTTTTCTGATTAGCTATGAAATACAGTGGCTTCCTGTTGTAAGAACATACAAACTTGGGACCAGATCAAATGCTACAAGAATAGCAGTGCCTGTTCtctggctttgtttttttttctaaagtgagTTGTCCATCCATAGATAAAAATATTGCAGTGTGACAGTCTGCACTATTTCCTACTTTAGAGAGGGGTACATGATGCTTATTTAATATGGAGCAGAAACCATGGAAAGAGAACAGCATGTATTTTTTTGTACATGACTGCTATGTTTTCAAAAATACCTGGCACCCAgtaaaattacattgtttacttgTTTGCttatgaacatttatttttttattaaaatgtttattcttcAAAGAATTCCACatcaaaagaataataaaaaaaaaaaagtttttctgtaGATTCTGATCCCAATACCGCAATGAATTTTGTGCTTTTACTAATGACTATGGAACTAAATT encodes the following:
- the LOC108713813 gene encoding potassium voltage-gated channel subfamily A member 4-like translates to MEAAMVSVDSSGCSSHLPYGYAQARARERERLAHSRAAAAAAAGEGANSGGGACQGAGRAPATQSSGGAGTNARRAPQSQVQEEQEEKSSQKKKSARRRYWPLSGCNRWRSRHNECSGGAGGGRAGGEDDGTFPSELGTCGSEEMMLREEVAEEDQKFYLCENDDDEEEVSSLHRRRSPKEDGYHPVYSEFECCERVVINVSGLRFETQLKTLSQFPETLLGDPEKRMRYFDPLRNEYFFDRNRPSFDAILYYYQSGGRLKRPVNVPFDIFSEEVKFYELGEEALLKYREDEGFVKEEEKQLPENEFKKQVWLLFEYPESSGPARGIAIVSVLVILISIVIFCLETLPEFRDDKDNLLSPPGMGDDGTGEDGEGGAYNATFLLKDSGHTAFNDPFFIVETVCIIWFSFEFAVRLFACPSKPGFFKDIMNIIDIVSILPYFITLGTELGQQHPPQQQHLALGTGQQLPQGSGQQQQAMSFAILRIIRLVRVFRIFKLSRHSKGLQILGHTLRASMRELGLLIFFLFIGVILFSSAVYFAEADEPTTHFQSIPDAFWWAVVTMTTVGYGDMKPTTVGGKIVGSLCAIAGVLTIALPVPVIVSNFNYFYHRETDNEEQTQLTQSSSSCPYLPTNLLKKLRSSTSSSLQDKSEYLEMEEGLKESLCVKDKAIEGTGNGNETIKYNCVNLKILETDV